The DNA window GCGGTCAAGAATTCCGGTGAAAGGTGTTAAAGAAAAAATATTCATAAAAGGAGCTATGCTTTTCTTTTTCAACCAGGCAGAACTTTTCCCAGGCTTTAAAAGATTCGAATAAGGAATTCCTGATTTCTCCCAATTAAGACCCATTTCAAGTAACAGTACTTTTTTCCCGGATTCACATAAGCGTAATGCAGACACCGCTCCACCATACCCACTGCCAATTATGATAATAGGAGCCTTTATAGTTTTTCCCTGATTACCTCTGACAGGTTGTGCCGCCTGAAATAGCTGAGAATAAAGAAAATAAAAACCGGATACGGCTAATGCACTTGTCTTAATGAATTTTTTTCTATCCATAGACTTCATTTTTCAAAAAGTATGCTAAGCAAGAAGATTATACTTTTTTAGTACAATTTTAACTTTTGATCCGCTGAAAAATTCATAATTTTACTTATAATTTTAAGATTCATGAAAAAATATATATTTATCCTTTTACTTCTTCCATTTTTGAGTTTTTCTCAGAAAATAGTTTCTCCGGAGATCATGGAGATGAAGAAGTTCCAGGAAGAACTTAACGAAGAATATCTGAATCCGAAGACAACTCCTTTACGAGGAGATAACTTTACCAATTTTAAAGGACATCCGTTCTTTCAATTTGATAAAAAATATAGAGTAACGGCAAAGTTTGTTAAAACAAAAAATGCCCAACCTTTCGACTTACCAACATCTTCCGGAAAAACAAAATCGTACAGAGAATATGGGAAAGCTACGTTTGATCTGGATGGAAAACCATACACGGTCACTTTATATCAAAGTCTGGATTTAATCAAACAAGAAAAATACAAAGACCACC is part of the Chryseobacterium lactis genome and encodes:
- a CDS encoding DUF1684 domain-containing protein, which produces MKKYIFILLLLPFLSFSQKIVSPEIMEMKKFQEELNEEYLNPKTTPLRGDNFTNFKGHPFFQFDKKYRVTAKFVKTKNAQPFDLPTSSGKTKSYREYGKATFDLDGKPYTVTLYQSLDLIKQEKYKDHLFLPFRDATNEKETYGGGKYMDLKIPKGNTILLDFNQSYQPFCAYNAYDYNCPIVPAENKLPVEIRAGVKYEDTYHH